In Sulfuritortus calidifontis, the sequence CTGCTGTCCAGCGGCGTGGCGATGAAGATCAACTTCAACGAAAATGCCACCACCAGCCTGAAGTTCTCTGGCTTTGCCGGTACTCTGAGCGGCCTGGGCCTCATCACCAGCGGCGCCTCCATGGGCACTGGCAACCAGGTTGTCAGTGGTGCAACTGCCGGTGAGATCGCCACTGCGCTTTACACCGAGTTCAAGGTTGGCTATGTGGACGTCGACGGTACGACCAAGACTGCCACGATCAACTTCAGCTCTGCCACCTTCACCGGTACTGCGGGCGATACCCGCCTGGAGCGTCTGGAGAGTTCGCTGAACCTGGCTTTGAGCCGGCTGCAGAAGGAATCGTCTACGCTGGCCGCCAACCTGAGCATCTTGACCGCCCGTGAGACCTTCATCACGGATACGGTCAATACTCTGGTCGAGGGTGCCAACAAGCTGACTGCGGCTGATACCAACGAGGAAGGCGCGAACATGCTGCTCTTGCAGACCCGCCAGTCTCTGGGTGTCACCTCCTTGAGCTTGGCCTCTCAGTCGGCGCAGTCGATTCTGAGGTTGTTCTAAACAACGCATAGGTAGTTTGATGCGTGACGGGTGAAATCCAGCAATGGGTTTCACCCGGTTTTGCCTAGGAGTAGGCCATGGCTAACTCCCAAGTGAATGCCCTAGATAGCAGTTACACCTCTTATATCAGTTCGGCGCCTGCCGGGCAGTCCAACTCGCCGCGCCAGGGGCATGTTGTGCCAGAAGCGGCCAACGGGTCGCAGCCTGTCGGCTCCAGCCAGGTAAACATCAGCCAGGAGGCGCGTGATCGTCTGCAGGGCGAGGCATCCGCCCGCGATGTGAAGACCGCGATCGGCCAGCGCCTGAGCCAGATGAAAGAGGCCCTGACCGAGATCGTGAAGCAATATCCGCCCTATTCGGTCGAAGACCGTCGCCGTGTGGCGTACTTGCAGCTTTTCAGCGGCCTGAGGAAAGAGATCGAGGCGCTGACTGCTCCCCTTGGCCAGAGTGTGGAACAATCGGCCAAGGCCGCGGCTCAAGTGCCCGTTCTGGATCCGGTCAAGGCCAGCGACCAGGAGGTCGTGGCGGCGGTGCGTTCGGTTGAGCAGGCCCTGAGGGCGGCTTGACCTTAAGTCTTCTATCGGCCCGGACACATGGGTAGCCTGGGTCGATAGGCTGTTTATTGCCACCGATTGCGGTGTGTGTCTGCATCATCAGGCCTACCGGCAAAAATTGCCGGCAAGCCATCAGAATTTGCCTTTCCTTTTCCCTGTTCAAATCAAATTTGGCCCGCTGGGGGTGTCGGTGCCGCTCGGTGCCGCCATGCCCGGCAACGCCGGCCAATCGGAAGTCGGTAATTTCCCGAATTCATAGGCCGCTCGGCCAAAAAGGGTAATTTCCCCTGTCCGGGCGGCTTGTTCGGGCGAGGGGCTGGCACGTCCCCCCGTTATGGGCAAAAAAGTATCTGGCACACAGCTTGCTTTTACCTGGTCGCAATCAATGGGTCGTGTCCCGGAGGGGCGCGTTAGGCCAAGAACTGGTATGGCTGGATCTTGTGAAAGGAGTCCAAGATGGGTGTCGGTGATATTGCCCTGACCACAGCAATGCGGTCGAATTTGGTGAGCTTGCAGCAAACCACGGAGTTGATGGGGCGGACCCAGCAGCGCTTGTCGACGGGAAATCGAGTGAATACCGCACTGGATAACCCAGCCAACTACTTTATCGCCCGGGCGAATAACCAGCGCGCGGATCTTCTGAATGGCCTCAAGGACAACATCGGTCAGGCCATCCAGACGATCAAACAGACGGACAATACCGTCAAGAGCATCACGACCCTGATCGAAAACCTGCGGGCACAGATCGCGACAGCCCGTACGGCGCGGACCCAAGTCGGCTCCGCAGCGCTGATGCGTGGTATCGCCAGTGGCATGGCCAATATCTACAAGCAGATCGACAATCTGCGGCTCGATTCGACCTATAACGGCATCAGCCTGATGTCGAGTGGCGTGGCGATGAAAATCAACTTCAACGAGAACGCCACCACATTCCTGAAGTTCAGTGGCTTCGCCGGTACGCTGAGCGGTCTGGGGCTGATAACAAGCGGAAACGGCTTGGGTACGGCGAACGGCGTAATCAGCGGTAGAACTGCTGGGCAGATTGCAACCGTAATCTATACGGGTGGATTCGATGTCGCCTATGTCAACAGTGCGGGCGGAATTAGCTCGCAGTCCGTCAACTTCAGTTCGGCGACCATGACAGGTACCGCAGGCGATATTCGTTTCGAGCGAATGGAGAGTTCGCTGAACATCGCTCTGGCCAAGTTGCAGAAGGAATCGACCACATTGGCGGCCAATCTGAGCATTCTGACCACGCGCCAGGTCTACATTACCGATACGGTCAATACCCTGACCGAGGGTGCGACCAAGCTGACGGTGGCCGATACCAACGAGGAAGGCGCGAACATGCTGCTCTTGCAGACGCGCCAGTCCCTGGGCGTCACCTCCCTGAGCCTGGCTTCCCAGTCGGCCCAGTCCATCCTGAGGCTGTTCGGCTAAGGGCAGCGGCGGGCCGTCAGGCCCGCCACCTAGGGTCTGATGGGTTTCGTTCCGTCAGTTCTTCCTGGACCTCTTGGGTAGGATTGAACCGTGCCGCTTAAGATCATTTTGAAGCCACACGAGAAGATATTCCTGGCGGGCGCCGTGATTGAGAATGGCAGCACCCGGGCCAGCTTTACGGTCCTCAACGACGCGGCCATCCTGCGCGAGAAGGACATTCTCACCGAGGCAAAGGCCGATACGCCCTGCAAGCTCGCTTATTTCCTGGTGCAACTGATGTACATGGACGGCGAGAACGCTGCCGGGTATCAGGAACGTTTTGCCGTTCTGGCGCGGGAGATCGCGGCGGCGGACCCGAACACGGCAGAATTGCTGAACGAAATCGCGCAGATGGTCCTGCAACAGAAGTATTATCCTGCTCTACGACTGGCGAACCAGCTGATTGCTTATGAAAAAGGGCTGACCGAGCATGGCAAAGAATCCTCTTGATTCCTATAGGGACGTACAAAAGGAGTCCTTATCGGGTCGTGAGTTGGAGGCATCGGTCCTGAACAAGGCGGCCACCATTCTGGCCGAGGTGCAGCAGAACTGGCATGCCCCTGACCTGACTGCGCGCCTGGATTTCGCCCTGCGCTTCAACCAGCAGCTTTGGACCCTGTTCCAGGCCGAGATCATGGAAGAGAGCAATCCGCTGCCGATGGAGGTCAAGCAGAACATTCTGGCCTTGGCCAACTTCGTCGACACCCGCACCTACAAGGTCATGGCCGATCCCTCGCCCGAAAAGTTGGATATGCTGATCCGAATCAACCACAACATTGCCGCC encodes:
- a CDS encoding flagellin; this encodes MGVGDIALTTAMRSNLVSLQQTTELMGRTQQRLSTGNRVNTALDNPANYFIARANNQRADLLNGLKDNIGQAIQTIKQTDNTVKSITTLIENLRAQIATARTARTQVGSAALMRGIASGMANIYKQIDNLRLDSTYNGISLMSSGVAMKINFNENATTFLKFSGFAGTLSGLGLITSGNGLGTANGVISGRTAGQIATVIYTGGFDVAYVNSAGGISSQSVNFSSATMTGTAGDIRFERMESSLNIALAKLQKESTTLAANLSILTTRQVYITDTVNTLTEGATKLTVADTNEEGANMLLLQTRQSLGVTSLSLASQSAQSILRLFG
- a CDS encoding flagellar biosynthesis repressor FlbT; this encodes MPLKIILKPHEKIFLAGAVIENGSTRASFTVLNDAAILREKDILTEAKADTPCKLAYFLVQLMYMDGENAAGYQERFAVLAREIAAADPNTAELLNEIAQMVLQQKYYPALRLANQLIAYEKGLTEHGKESS
- the flaF gene encoding flagellar biosynthesis regulator FlaF, with protein sequence MAKNPLDSYRDVQKESLSGRELEASVLNKAATILAEVQQNWHAPDLTARLDFALRFNQQLWTLFQAEIMEESNPLPMEVKQNILALANFVDTRTYKVMADPSPEKLDMLIRINHNIAAGLVGNTEPTQSGQK
- a CDS encoding flagellin, which encodes MGVGDISLTAAMRSNLASLQQTSTFMARTQERLSTFKKVNSALDNPGSYFTARANNQRADLLNGLKDNIGQAIQTIKSADNTVKGITTLIENLRAQINSARTARTQTGSAALMRGVASGMAQLYKQIDNLRRDAGYNGVSLLSSGVAMKINFNENATTSLKFSGFAGTLSGLGLITSGASMGTGNQVVSGATAGEIATALYTEFKVGYVDVDGTTKTATINFSSATFTGTAGDTRLERLESSLNLALSRLQKESSTLAANLSILTARETFITDTVNTLVEGANKLTAADTNEEGANMLLLQTRQSLGVTSLSLASQSAQSILRLF